A single genomic interval of Spinacia oleracea cultivar Varoflay chromosome 6, BTI_SOV_V1, whole genome shotgun sequence harbors:
- the LOC130463831 gene encoding uncharacterized protein: protein MKCFRRLFALNDDVGKVMEEYAQFSMKSGPFEDLTCIARMHSMDPKSWWVNIGAQTPLLQSLAFKVLGQPTSSSCSERNWSTYAFIHSLRRNKLNPSRAQDLVFIHNNLRLLSRNSEEYAELYTKMWDVGGDAFDSLEDVGFLEFAELSLDEPDLENVLLVED from the coding sequence ATGAAGTGCTTTCGTAGATTATTTGCACTTAACGATGATGTTGGTAAAGTGATGGAAGAATATGCTCAATTCTCTATGAAGAGTGGACCTTTTGAGGATTTAACTTGTATCGCAAGGATGCATTCTATGGATCCTAAGAGTTGGTGGGTAAACATTGGAGCTCAAACTCCTCTCCTCCAATCTTTGGCATTTAAAGTGCTTGGGCAACCTACTTCATCATCTTGTAGTGAACGAAATTGGAGTACATATGCCTTCATTCACTCACTTAGGAGGAATAAGCTAAATCCAAGTCGTGCCCAAGATTTGGTTTTCATTCACAACAATCTTCGCCTTTTATCAAGGAATTCCGAAGAATATGCGGAGCTTTATACAAAGATGTGGGATGTTGGTGGAGATGCATTTGATTCCTTGGAGGATGTTGGGTTTCTAGAGTTTGCGGAACTCTCACTAGATGAGCCggatttagaaaatgtgttgCTCGTTGAAGATTGA
- the LOC130463688 gene encoding uncharacterized protein — protein sequence MDSSQSQPQQQSTNIGSSTGSGSIGAESLSSEGSPPLWRFVTRIEKQGAVGGTWKYRCNFCNENRTSSYSRVRAHLLQIKGQGIACCKKVSRADKLEMQKLDDEFENKKLDSGPREVPLPSESLSHLDSDAMFKKRKSEKSPITRCFGIETRDQLDQEIAMMFYTGGLPFNLARNPHYMRSYTFAATHNIAGYKPPGYNKLRTTLLVQEKANVENLMIPLKSTWREKGVTIVIDGWSDPTRKPLINFMATSGNGPIFLKVVNCFGEIKDKYFIANLMKEVIQEVGHQNVVQVITDNAANCKGAGS from the coding sequence ATGGATTCATCTCAATCTCAACCTCAACAACAAAGTACTAATATTGGTAGTAGCACGGGTAGTGGGTCAATTGGTGCGGAATCATTGTCTAGTGAGGGTTCTCCTCCATTGTGGAGGTTTGTAACAAGAATTGAAAAACAAGGGGCGGTTGGTGGAACATGGAAATATCGATGTAATTTTTGTAATGAAAACCGAACATCTAGTTATTCAAGAGTTAGGGCCCATTTGCTTCAAATTAAGGGTCAAGGCATTGCATGTTGTAAGAAAGTGTCTCGTGCTGATAAACTTGAAATGCAAAAACTTGATGATGAATTTGAGAATAAGAAACTTGATTCGGGCCCTAGAGAAGTTCCTTTGCCTAGTGAATCTCTTTCTCATTTGGACTCCGATGCTATGTTCAAGAAAAGGAAGTCTGAAAAATCACCAATTACTAGATGTTTTGGTATTGAAACTAGGGATCAATTGGATCAAGAGATTGCAATGATGTTTTACACAGGAGGGTTGCCATTTAatcttgctaggaatccacacTATATGAGGTCCTATACTTTTGCTGCCACTCATAATATAGCAGGTTACAAACCTCCTGGTTACAATAAGCTTAGAACTACATTACTTGTGCAAGAAAAAGCTAATGTAGAGAACCTAATGATTCCACTAAAGTCAACTTGGAGAGAAAAAGGGGTGACAATTGTGATTGATGGATGGAGTGATCCAACAAGAAAACCTCTCATTAATTTCATGGCTACTTCTGGTAATGGTCCAATATTTCTTAAAGTTGTGAATTGTTTTGGTGAAATAAAAGATAAATATTTCATTGCTAATCTCATGAAAGAAGTTATTCAAGAAGTGGGTCACCAAAATGTAGTGCAAGTCATAACTGATAATGCAGCAAATTGCAAAGGGGCTGGGAGCTAA